The following coding sequences lie in one Spirosoma sp. KUDC1026 genomic window:
- a CDS encoding DNA-methyltransferase, translating to MKALLKSKKVIVEMEVNKIIQGNCTDKLRDIESCQVDLVYFDPPFFTQKKHSLSNRDNSKKYEFNDIYPSLEEYIMLIENTLVQCKRVLKNTGSVFLHCDKTASHYIRIALDKIFGPENFQSEIIWSYKRWSNSKKGLLNSHQVIFFYSKSEDFKFNTIYTDYSATTNLDQILQDRERNINGKSVYKKDINGNVILGKEKKGVPLSDVWDIPYLNPKAKERTGYPTQKPVLLLNQIINIATDEGDLVLDPFCGSGTTCVSAKSLNRRYLGIDISASAVELANSRLQEMIISESNLLNKGSNEYLEKTEEEIAILQDINAFPVQRNSGIDGFLKEHFGGMPVPVKIQSKYETIEDAIEKLERSSLGKNYQMKILIQTRDSEISRLFAIKSDVKIVKSLALRVSELTKKSINI from the coding sequence ATGAAGGCATTGCTGAAATCAAAAAAAGTGATAGTGGAAATGGAAGTAAATAAAATAATTCAGGGCAATTGCACAGACAAACTCAGAGACATAGAGTCTTGCCAAGTTGATTTAGTATACTTTGATCCTCCTTTTTTTACTCAAAAAAAACATTCTCTTTCAAATCGAGATAACTCAAAAAAATATGAATTTAATGATATATACCCATCATTAGAGGAATACATAATGCTGATCGAAAATACATTAGTACAATGTAAAAGAGTTTTAAAAAATACTGGAAGTGTTTTTTTGCATTGTGATAAGACCGCATCTCATTATATTAGGATAGCATTAGATAAGATCTTTGGACCAGAAAATTTTCAAAGTGAAATTATCTGGTCTTATAAAAGATGGTCCAATTCTAAAAAGGGATTATTAAACTCTCATCAGGTAATATTCTTTTATTCGAAATCAGAAGACTTTAAATTTAACACTATATATACTGATTATTCGGCAACAACAAATCTCGATCAAATATTACAAGACAGAGAACGAAACATAAATGGAAAGTCTGTTTATAAGAAAGATATTAATGGTAATGTAATACTTGGGAAAGAAAAAAAAGGCGTCCCATTGTCAGATGTTTGGGATATTCCTTACTTAAATCCAAAGGCAAAAGAAAGAACCGGATACCCAACTCAAAAACCTGTTTTACTTTTAAATCAAATTATTAATATAGCGACTGATGAGGGAGATTTAGTACTAGATCCTTTTTGTGGTAGTGGAACGACTTGCGTCTCTGCTAAATCTTTAAATAGACGCTATTTGGGAATCGATATATCAGCCAGCGCAGTTGAGTTAGCAAATTCTCGTTTGCAGGAAATGATAATATCGGAATCGAATCTATTAAATAAAGGCTCAAATGAGTATTTAGAAAAAACAGAGGAAGAGATAGCGATATTGCAGGACATTAATGCTTTTCCTGTTCAAAGAAATTCTGGTATTGATGGTTTTTTAAAGGAACACTTTGGAGGAATGCCTGTTCCTGTAAAAATACAAAGCAAGTACGAGACGATAGAGGATGCTATCGAAAAGCTAGAAAGGTCTTCTCTCGGAAAAAATTACCAAATGAAAATATTAATACAAACAAGAGACTCTGAAATAAGCAGACTATTTGCTATTAAGTCAGATGTCAAAATAGTAAAATCCCTTGCATTGAGAGTGAGTGAACTCACCAAAAAGTCAATAAATATATAG
- a CDS encoding 2Fe-2S iron-sulfur cluster-binding protein → MEDQPKFPDLTDAERKVLEDLMPDEVSEIITAGLKRRHFLKLITYTGTSLLATHLLGIEQLMARTTTGAPLPPPPTGIENGVNVTVNVNGRAQKLLVDSRMTLLDALRERLALTGSKKGCDHGQCGACTVLVEGRRVLSCLTLAATCQDKAVTTIEGLAKEDTLHPMQTAFIKHDGFQCGYCTPGQICSAVALMSEAKNGEASYVTPNVRQTGKPVKLSDEEIRERMSGNICRCGAYPNIVDAIREVHGDKAVAQVWQFADGTI, encoded by the coding sequence ATGGAAGACCAACCCAAGTTTCCGGATCTGACCGACGCCGAACGGAAGGTCCTCGAAGACCTGATGCCCGATGAGGTGAGTGAGATCATCACCGCCGGACTAAAGCGACGTCATTTTCTCAAACTCATCACCTATACCGGCACCAGCCTGCTGGCCACCCATCTCCTGGGTATCGAGCAGCTGATGGCCCGAACTACCACCGGCGCGCCACTTCCCCCGCCCCCGACTGGGATAGAGAACGGCGTCAACGTAACGGTCAACGTAAATGGTCGTGCGCAGAAACTGCTGGTCGATTCACGCATGACGTTACTGGATGCCTTGCGGGAACGCCTGGCCCTGACGGGCTCCAAAAAGGGGTGCGATCATGGTCAGTGCGGTGCCTGCACGGTACTTGTTGAGGGTCGACGCGTACTGTCCTGCCTGACTCTGGCCGCTACCTGCCAGGATAAGGCCGTGACAACCATCGAAGGGCTGGCGAAGGAAGATACTCTTCACCCTATGCAGACTGCGTTCATCAAGCACGACGGTTTCCAGTGTGGCTACTGCACGCCCGGACAGATTTGTTCGGCGGTGGCGCTGATGAGTGAAGCCAAAAACGGTGAAGCCAGCTATGTCACCCCCAATGTGCGCCAGACCGGCAAGCCGGTGAAACTCTCCGACGAGGAAATCCGGGAACGCATGTCGGGAAACATCTGCCGGTGCGGAGCCTACCCCAATATTGTGGATGCCATTCGTGAAGTGCATGGCGATAAGGCCGTTGCACAAGTCTGGCAATTTGCCGATGGTACGATCTGA
- a CDS encoding xanthine dehydrogenase family protein molybdopterin-binding subunit, with product MSEIGKPISRIDGRLKVTGKATYAAEFNQPTMAYAFPVRATIAKGRITALDDAAIRKEPGVISVISYKNALKLKPLDMKAQAKAGAAFLGENLPPLQDNKVHYPGQFIAVVVAESYEQARAAAYKLKVRYTAEKAATDLKTELPNSKKPAKLMGDEAQVNGGKTTTPLALSAHRVANTYSTPVEHHHPMEPHATVAVWEGTDKLTLYDATQGVGLTGAIAAYFLGLQQENVRVIAPFVGGGFGSKGLWLHTLLVAMAAKAAGRPVKLALTRQMMQTNVGHRAATIQRVSLGTDTAGTLTAVRHHTDTYNNLTEFFEPSGKQSLVLYKAPVREVTYGLVKLDRSTPTFMRAPGETPGTFALESAMDEMAYQLKMDPVAFRIANHTAQDPMNGHDFSSEFLVDCYRIGAEKFGWSARSMEPRQKRNGKYLVGYGMATATYPGGRSAASVKVSMSASGDVTVMTASIDIGTGTYTVLAQTAADALGVPVNRIQVKIGDSSLPAAPLAGGSQTTASIHPAAMEACVLLRKELTALAIADSSSKLHGRTANEIGYGDGKLFLIGDEKKTDVYADIMSRAKRAEMDACATTQPVSGAGLTVPSALCTPRELPAEQNSDDKHYAFHSFGAQFAEVWVDEDLGTIRVKRFTSVQDVGRIMNEKTARSQIIGGVIFGIGAALMEATEYDKRWGNPVVRTLADYHVPVNLDVPPIDVHFIGKPDPHISPIGARGIGEIGITGVSAAIANAVFNATGKRLRDLPLTPDKLV from the coding sequence ATGAGTGAAATAGGTAAACCCATCAGCCGTATCGATGGCCGCCTGAAGGTGACGGGCAAGGCAACCTACGCTGCGGAATTCAACCAGCCGACTATGGCGTATGCGTTCCCGGTTCGGGCAACGATCGCCAAAGGACGAATTACGGCCCTTGATGATGCGGCCATCAGGAAAGAGCCCGGCGTAATCAGCGTGATTAGCTACAAGAATGCCCTGAAGCTAAAGCCCCTCGACATGAAGGCGCAGGCGAAGGCGGGTGCCGCTTTTCTGGGCGAGAATCTGCCGCCCCTGCAGGATAATAAGGTGCATTACCCCGGCCAGTTCATCGCCGTGGTTGTGGCCGAGAGTTACGAACAGGCCCGCGCGGCTGCCTATAAACTCAAGGTGCGTTATACCGCCGAAAAAGCGGCCACCGATCTGAAGACGGAACTGCCGAACAGTAAGAAGCCAGCGAAGTTGATGGGGGACGAAGCCCAGGTGAATGGGGGTAAGACAACCACCCCGCTCGCCCTGTCGGCCCACCGGGTGGCCAATACGTATTCGACCCCGGTCGAGCATCATCATCCCATGGAGCCACACGCCACGGTAGCGGTTTGGGAAGGAACCGACAAACTCACCCTGTATGACGCTACCCAGGGCGTGGGCCTTACCGGTGCTATTGCCGCTTATTTCCTTGGTTTACAACAGGAGAACGTCCGCGTGATTGCTCCCTTCGTGGGGGGCGGCTTCGGTAGCAAAGGGCTCTGGCTGCACACACTGCTGGTCGCCATGGCCGCCAAAGCCGCGGGCCGCCCGGTTAAACTGGCGCTCACCCGGCAGATGATGCAGACCAACGTCGGGCATCGCGCGGCAACCATTCAACGCGTCTCGCTGGGTACGGATACAGCCGGGACATTGACCGCCGTTCGTCATCATACCGATACCTACAACAACCTGACCGAATTTTTTGAACCGAGTGGGAAGCAATCGCTGGTGCTCTACAAAGCGCCGGTGCGCGAGGTTACCTACGGCCTGGTCAAACTAGATCGGAGTACCCCGACCTTCATGCGGGCGCCCGGCGAGACGCCCGGCACCTTTGCACTGGAGTCCGCCATGGACGAGATGGCGTATCAACTTAAGATGGACCCGGTGGCGTTTCGGATCGCCAACCATACCGCCCAGGACCCGATGAACGGGCATGACTTCTCGAGCGAGTTCCTGGTTGACTGTTACCGGATCGGCGCCGAGAAATTTGGCTGGTCGGCCCGCAGTATGGAACCGAGACAGAAACGAAATGGGAAATACCTGGTCGGATACGGCATGGCGACCGCTACGTATCCCGGTGGTCGGAGCGCGGCTTCGGTAAAGGTGTCCATGTCCGCCAGCGGGGACGTAACGGTGATGACGGCATCGATCGACATCGGGACCGGAACCTATACCGTACTGGCGCAAACAGCGGCCGATGCCCTGGGGGTACCCGTTAACCGGATTCAGGTCAAGATTGGCGACTCAAGTTTACCGGCTGCACCGCTGGCCGGCGGCTCCCAAACGACGGCGAGTATTCATCCGGCCGCCATGGAAGCCTGCGTCCTGTTGCGGAAAGAGCTCACCGCGCTGGCGATCGCCGACTCCTCGTCAAAACTCCATGGCCGTACCGCTAACGAGATTGGTTACGGGGATGGTAAACTTTTCCTCATCGGCGACGAGAAGAAAACCGACGTCTATGCCGACATCATGAGCCGGGCTAAACGGGCCGAGATGGACGCCTGTGCGACCACCCAGCCGGTTTCCGGGGCGGGACTGACCGTACCCAGCGCCCTTTGTACCCCCCGGGAGCTTCCCGCCGAACAGAACAGCGATGATAAACACTATGCGTTCCATTCCTTCGGTGCCCAGTTTGCCGAGGTGTGGGTGGATGAAGATTTGGGGACAATCCGGGTAAAACGCTTTACCAGCGTGCAGGACGTCGGTCGGATCATGAATGAAAAAACGGCCCGGTCCCAGATAATCGGTGGGGTCATTTTCGGCATCGGGGCCGCCCTGATGGAAGCTACGGAATACGATAAACGCTGGGGCAACCCGGTTGTGCGAACCCTGGCTGATTATCACGTGCCCGTTAACCTGGATGTGCCACCCATCGACGTGCATTTTATCGGGAAACCAGATCCTCATATTTCCCCCATTGGCGCCCGCGGCATCGGGGAGATCGGCATTACCGGTGTGTCGGCCGCCATCGCTAACGCGGTGTTCAACGCAACGGGTAAACGACTAAGGGATTTGCCGCTGACGCCGGATAAACTGGTGTAA
- a CDS encoding winged helix-turn-helix transcriptional regulator codes for MEPADYKPEECPRILRPVRDALDVLNGKWKLPIIVALTFGEKRFSEISKEVHGITDRMLSKELQDMELNGLVKRTVYDTYPVKITYTLTPHSQTLGGVIEALRYWGELHRKTILATDKAL; via the coding sequence ATGGAACCTGCCGATTATAAACCCGAAGAATGCCCTCGCATTTTACGTCCTGTACGGGATGCGTTGGATGTGTTGAATGGTAAATGGAAACTGCCCATTATTGTGGCTCTTACCTTTGGGGAGAAACGGTTTAGCGAAATTTCCAAAGAAGTACACGGGATTACGGATCGGATGCTCTCCAAAGAATTACAGGATATGGAGCTCAACGGACTGGTAAAACGGACTGTTTACGATACTTACCCGGTCAAAATCACGTATACGTTAACGCCACACAGCCAAACCCTGGGCGGGGTTATTGAGGCCCTGCGTTACTGGGGGGAGCTACACCGGAAAACGATTCTGGCTACTGATAAGGCTCTGTAA
- a CDS encoding ApaLI family restriction endonuclease, with protein MNELKEKIQRLAESYSANLKEKIEERTEEMKADDNSHYLIYRVLGITTEEGKKIDLYQNTGRFLYKYAGSFLEEAATLCFNYKFPDGVKTKVKNTQGQRPATFEVDFLNDKDAIEIKWRDATTDGDHITKEHTRAKVIREHGYKPIRVMFYYPQRGQAIKIQETLKTLYSGLDGEYYGGDEAWNYLHKYTGVDLKAVLTEIANERVPIVSMELNEGIAEIKKSDSGNGSK; from the coding sequence ATGAACGAATTAAAAGAAAAAATACAACGATTAGCCGAAAGCTACTCTGCCAATCTAAAAGAGAAGATTGAGGAAAGAACAGAGGAAATGAAGGCGGACGACAACTCACACTACCTAATATACAGGGTATTAGGCATAACTACAGAAGAAGGAAAAAAGATAGATCTTTACCAAAACACAGGGCGTTTTCTTTATAAATATGCCGGTTCGTTTTTAGAAGAAGCAGCTACTTTATGTTTCAATTATAAATTCCCAGATGGGGTTAAAACAAAGGTAAAGAACACTCAAGGGCAACGCCCAGCTACATTTGAAGTAGATTTCTTAAACGACAAAGATGCAATAGAAATCAAGTGGCGAGATGCAACCACAGATGGAGACCATATCACGAAGGAACATACTAGAGCTAAAGTTATTAGAGAGCATGGTTATAAGCCAATAAGGGTGATGTTTTATTATCCTCAGAGAGGACAAGCTATCAAAATTCAAGAAACGTTGAAAACACTGTATTCAGGCCTTGACGGAGAGTATTACGGAGGGGATGAAGCTTGGAACTATTTACATAAGTACACTGGAGTTGATCTTAAAGCCGTATTGACGGAAATTGCCAACGAAAGAGTGCCCATCGTAAGTATGGAATTAAATGAAGGCATTGCTGAAATCAAAAAAAGTGATAGTGGAAATGGAAGTAAATAA
- a CDS encoding alpha/beta fold hydrolase encodes MAINYVRRGSGKPLLLIHGIGSSHRSWDLIIDELAAHRDVIAVDLPGFGATPPLRGETSIRTLADAVTKFLDDHSLLGTDAVGSSMGARLVLELARRGGILGAVVSLDPGGFWAGWEVPFFYHSVRLSAKLVDALQPVLPALTGNPISRSLLFVQFSAHPWTIPAPIALQELRTFTPTPVFSELLHNLAHGEPQKGAGAGSIRHPLVIGWGRQDRVCLPNQSGRAMDLFPDAELHWFDHCGHFPQLDASDECTQLILDVTDGTYQSQSEESQEQAVSRQMKQSDTALLNAGTAVLVAISVFVIVRAFT; translated from the coding sequence ATGGCAATAAACTACGTCCGGCGTGGCTCCGGCAAGCCCCTTCTCCTGATTCATGGCATTGGCAGCAGCCACCGCTCTTGGGACTTGATTATTGACGAATTGGCTGCCCACCGCGATGTAATTGCGGTCGATTTGCCTGGTTTCGGGGCTACACCCCCGCTGAGGGGCGAAACCTCTATCCGCACCCTTGCCGATGCCGTAACTAAGTTTTTAGATGATCATAGTCTGCTCGGCACCGACGCGGTTGGCAGTTCAATGGGTGCACGTTTAGTACTCGAACTGGCCCGGCGGGGAGGCATTTTGGGAGCCGTTGTCTCGCTCGATCCGGGCGGTTTCTGGGCTGGTTGGGAGGTGCCGTTTTTCTACCACTCCGTGCGGCTATCGGCGAAACTTGTCGATGCTCTGCAACCGGTTTTACCAGCCCTGACGGGCAACCCCATTAGCCGGTCGTTGCTGTTCGTGCAGTTTTCGGCCCACCCCTGGACCATTCCCGCGCCGATTGCACTGCAGGAGTTACGAACATTTACGCCCACACCTGTTTTCAGCGAACTCCTCCACAATCTGGCTCATGGCGAGCCTCAAAAAGGGGCAGGGGCCGGGTCTATCCGGCATCCATTAGTGATTGGCTGGGGTCGGCAAGACCGGGTTTGCTTGCCGAATCAGTCGGGGCGGGCAATGGACTTGTTTCCCGATGCGGAGCTTCACTGGTTCGATCATTGTGGTCATTTTCCGCAGTTAGACGCTTCCGACGAGTGTACCCAACTGATTCTGGACGTGACCGACGGAACGTATCAGTCCCAGTCAGAAGAATCTCAGGAGCAGGCAGTTAGTCGGCAAATGAAACAGTCCGACACGGCTTTGCTCAACGCGGGTACTGCCGTTCTGGTAGCCATCAGTGTGTTTGTGATTGTGCGGGCGTTTACTTAA
- a CDS encoding IS3 family transposase has translation MKQFENQVSRTLLCQWLSVPRSVFYYQPQSGRPGARPSQVTMKRDGSWVDNQLVVVSIRQLLDVEFNALGYEYITHELKKEYLINKKKVYRLMQEHNLLLGKVIRPMGKREFVKFRRIEATKPLEYLCWDIKYVWVEGERRNYYLLSVIDVYSRKILDWLFQGSIRQIDLINLFRRINRNHELKGVILRNDNGSQFIAHSVRNFLKSSEIKQEFTHVATPEENSYIEAFHSILEHDVIERNVFDSYYEAKEMLGRYFFHYNNHRLHRSIGFVTPQQKWEEAQVIYDTTFSENLSS, from the coding sequence ATGAAACAGTTTGAAAATCAAGTAAGTCGTACCCTGTTATGCCAGTGGCTTAGTGTACCTCGGAGCGTGTTTTACTACCAACCACAATCAGGTAGACCTGGAGCACGCCCCAGCCAGGTAACCATGAAACGGGATGGATCGTGGGTAGACAACCAACTGGTCGTGGTCAGTATTCGGCAACTGCTGGATGTTGAGTTCAATGCCCTTGGCTACGAATACATCACCCACGAGTTGAAAAAAGAATACTTAATCAATAAGAAAAAGGTGTATCGACTCATGCAAGAGCATAATTTACTTCTGGGCAAAGTGATCCGACCGATGGGCAAGCGGGAATTTGTTAAATTCAGACGAATCGAAGCGACCAAGCCCTTGGAATACCTGTGCTGGGATATCAAATACGTCTGGGTAGAAGGGGAACGGCGGAATTACTATCTGTTGAGCGTCATTGATGTGTATAGCCGCAAAATTCTGGATTGGCTATTCCAAGGCAGTATTCGTCAAATCGACTTAATCAATCTTTTTCGACGAATCAACCGGAATCATGAACTGAAGGGCGTCATTTTGCGCAATGATAATGGCAGTCAATTCATTGCTCACTCGGTACGTAACTTTTTGAAAAGCTCCGAAATCAAGCAGGAATTCACTCATGTGGCCACCCCTGAAGAGAACTCGTACATTGAAGCTTTTCACAGCATTCTAGAACATGATGTGATCGAGCGCAATGTATTTGACAGCTATTATGAGGCCAAAGAAATGTTAGGGCGTTATTTTTTCCATTACAACAATCACCGTCTTCATCGTTCGATTGGTTTTGTAACACCTCAGCAGAAATGGGAGGAAGCACAGGTAATTTACGACACAACCTTTTCAGAAAATTTGTCCAGCTAA
- the ltrA gene encoding group II intron reverse transcriptase/maturase: protein MAKARMNHTMMDWKAIPWHKLERTVFKLQKRIFKASQRGDRRTVRQLQKTLMRSWSAKCLAVRRVTQDNQGKKTAGVDGVKDLSPPERLTLVSELSPAQPVQPTRRVWIPKPGSLEKRPLGIPTMKNRALQALAKQALEPEWEAHFEPNSYGFRPGRSTHDAIEAIYKGINRQPKYVLDADIAQCFDRINHQALLQKLSTYPVMNRLVKNWLRAGYMDGEALFPTREGTPQGGVISPLLANVALHGIERYIRQAYPKQGIWQKGQPTKYRNAVQFIRYADDFVILHEDLAVIQDCQQRIGVWLTKMGLELKTSKTKITHTLHAHEGHVGFDFLGFTVRQFPVGKHRSGRNSVGKLLGFKTLITPSETGMQRHQRMLKRLIKTHKASTQEVLICELNPVIQGWSNYYATVVSKYHFAKLDHWLFIALRSWALYIFRRYCASQNG, encoded by the coding sequence ATGGCTAAAGCACGTATGAACCATACGATGATGGACTGGAAGGCGATACCCTGGCACAAGCTGGAGCGTACCGTCTTTAAGCTGCAAAAGCGCATATTCAAAGCCTCACAACGTGGTGACAGAAGGACGGTTAGGCAACTTCAAAAGACCCTGATGAGGTCTTGGTCAGCCAAATGTCTCGCGGTTCGTAGAGTTACGCAGGACAATCAGGGCAAGAAAACAGCCGGGGTAGATGGAGTGAAAGACCTCTCCCCGCCTGAACGCTTGACACTGGTATCTGAATTGAGCCCTGCCCAACCCGTTCAACCCACTCGTCGCGTGTGGATACCCAAGCCTGGTTCCCTGGAGAAGCGGCCATTAGGTATCCCAACGATGAAAAACAGGGCCCTCCAAGCCTTAGCAAAGCAGGCGTTAGAACCAGAATGGGAGGCTCACTTTGAACCCAATAGCTACGGCTTCAGACCCGGACGATCAACCCATGATGCGATAGAAGCGATCTATAAAGGCATTAACCGCCAGCCTAAATATGTGCTGGACGCCGATATAGCCCAATGTTTTGACCGCATCAACCATCAAGCCCTATTACAGAAGCTGAGTACATACCCCGTCATGAACCGCCTTGTAAAAAACTGGCTAAGAGCAGGCTACATGGATGGGGAGGCCTTATTTCCAACCCGTGAAGGCACCCCGCAGGGCGGGGTGATTTCCCCTTTATTGGCGAACGTGGCCCTACATGGCATAGAAAGGTATATCCGACAGGCTTACCCTAAACAGGGTATCTGGCAAAAAGGGCAACCGACTAAATATCGAAATGCAGTTCAGTTTATCCGCTATGCGGATGACTTTGTGATCCTGCATGAGGACTTAGCGGTGATCCAGGATTGCCAGCAACGAATAGGGGTATGGTTGACAAAAATGGGACTGGAATTGAAAACCAGTAAAACAAAGATTACACACACGCTTCATGCACATGAAGGCCATGTAGGCTTTGACTTTCTGGGGTTCACCGTTCGGCAATTCCCAGTAGGGAAACACCGAAGCGGTAGGAACTCAGTGGGTAAACTACTGGGGTTCAAAACCCTCATCACGCCCAGTGAAACGGGCATGCAACGACACCAGCGAATGTTAAAGCGGCTCATCAAAACACACAAGGCATCCACTCAGGAAGTGCTTATCTGTGAACTTAACCCTGTTATTCAGGGATGGTCGAATTACTATGCTACAGTCGTAAGCAAATACCATTTCGCTAAACTTGACCATTGGCTATTTATTGCCTTACGCAGTTGGGCTTTGTATATATTCCGGAGATACTGTGCCAGCCAAAACGGCTAA
- a CDS encoding transposase: protein MSKLRRSFTPDDRYSIVQEAIRDGHAETCRKYNLSPSLLRKWKLKYLSKGKEGLKDSYARVDPQLRVLEEENERLKRIVAKQALELEIKSELLKKTPIHSRRS from the coding sequence ATGAGCAAATTAAGGCGGAGTTTTACTCCCGATGACCGCTATTCTATCGTCCAGGAAGCCATTCGTGACGGCCATGCCGAGACTTGTCGAAAATACAATCTATCTCCTTCGCTGCTGCGCAAGTGGAAATTGAAGTATTTGAGTAAAGGCAAAGAAGGCCTCAAAGATTCTTACGCACGCGTCGATCCCCAGCTTCGAGTGCTCGAAGAAGAAAATGAACGCCTGAAGCGGATTGTAGCAAAACAAGCTTTGGAACTGGAGATCAAAAGTGAGCTACTAAAAAAAACTCCTATTCACTCCAGGAGAAGCTAG
- the istB gene encoding IS21-like element helper ATPase IstB, with product MNTQATLERMRQLKLQGMATHWETLLRLPVNQWPPTDHLLASLLDAEHEYRQERKTRTAITQARFRYQASLEEVIYTPDRQLDKSMVLRLGDLSFVRRGENILITGATGCGKSYLATCLGYQACQRGLRVGYFSMPKLMERLHLARADGSYTRELARLERLQLLILDDWGLSSLDMNAKLALLQLIEDRHGRSATIITSQLPVSKWYEYLAEPTLADAILDRLVHQAHRIELQGESMRRRIKKTNDLTGS from the coding sequence ATGAATACACAAGCAACCCTCGAGCGCATGCGTCAATTAAAATTACAGGGCATGGCCACCCACTGGGAAACCCTTCTGCGTCTACCGGTTAATCAGTGGCCGCCCACCGACCATCTCCTGGCTTCGCTGCTGGATGCCGAACACGAATACCGGCAGGAACGCAAAACGCGAACTGCCATTACCCAGGCTCGTTTTCGGTATCAGGCCAGCCTGGAAGAAGTTATTTACACGCCTGATCGGCAGTTGGACAAAAGTATGGTACTTCGCCTGGGCGACCTCTCTTTTGTACGACGGGGCGAAAACATTCTCATCACCGGTGCCACTGGTTGTGGCAAAAGCTATCTGGCTACATGTCTGGGCTACCAGGCTTGTCAACGAGGGCTGCGGGTGGGCTACTTCTCTATGCCTAAACTTATGGAACGACTGCATCTGGCTCGAGCGGATGGCTCCTATACTCGGGAGCTTGCCCGTCTGGAGCGGTTGCAGTTATTGATCCTGGACGATTGGGGCCTATCGAGTCTAGACATGAATGCCAAACTGGCTTTGCTGCAACTCATTGAAGATCGCCATGGCCGGTCGGCTACGATCATTACCTCGCAGTTACCGGTGTCTAAGTGGTATGAGTACCTAGCTGAACCAACGCTGGCCGATGCAATCTTGGATCGACTCGTGCATCAGGCACACCGCATTGAGTTGCAAGGCGAGTCAATGCGCAGGCGCATCAAAAAAACGAATGATTTAACCGGATCCTGA
- a CDS encoding FAD binding domain-containing protein, translating into MRPFNYSNASEPATAITAVSMNPGAKYLGGGTNLVDLMKEDVMHPSALVDITRLKLADVEKTATGVAIGGTATNSFTANHELIRTNYPLLSMAILAGASAQIRNMATNGGNLNQRTRCTYFYDVNMPCNKREPGSGCGALKGVNRTHAIFGWSEKCVAVYPSDMAIALAALDAKVHVEGKNNVKRTIGFADFHRLPGDTPEKDNNLKPGELITSIELPANDFAERSYYLKIRERSSYAFALVSVAAALALDGNQIKQVRIALGGVAHKPWRASVAEKWLIGKEATEANFRAAAEAELKNARPLEHNKFKVAMAKNAIARALQGAMQGGVYGLDG; encoded by the coding sequence ATGAGACCATTCAACTATTCGAATGCCAGTGAGCCAGCCACGGCAATCACCGCCGTGTCCATGAATCCTGGTGCAAAATACCTCGGCGGGGGTACCAACCTGGTCGACCTGATGAAGGAAGATGTCATGCATCCTTCGGCGCTGGTGGATATCACCCGGTTAAAACTCGCCGACGTTGAAAAGACGGCAACGGGTGTAGCCATCGGCGGCACGGCTACCAATTCATTCACCGCCAACCACGAACTTATCCGTACGAATTACCCGCTGCTTTCCATGGCCATTCTCGCCGGTGCCAGCGCGCAGATTCGAAATATGGCGACCAATGGCGGCAACCTCAATCAGCGCACCCGCTGCACCTATTTCTACGACGTAAACATGCCCTGCAATAAACGCGAACCAGGTTCCGGTTGTGGCGCTCTGAAAGGCGTTAATCGTACCCACGCGATTTTCGGCTGGTCGGAAAAATGCGTCGCGGTTTATCCGTCCGATATGGCAATAGCCCTGGCAGCGCTTGATGCGAAGGTGCATGTGGAAGGTAAAAACAACGTAAAACGCACGATCGGATTCGCCGATTTCCACCGTCTGCCGGGCGACACGCCCGAGAAAGACAACAATCTGAAACCGGGCGAACTGATTACGTCGATCGAATTGCCGGCCAATGATTTCGCCGAACGCTCGTATTATCTAAAGATCCGGGAGCGCTCGTCCTATGCCTTTGCACTGGTATCGGTCGCTGCGGCACTAGCCCTGGACGGAAACCAGATCAAACAGGTTCGGATCGCGTTGGGTGGGGTTGCCCATAAGCCCTGGCGGGCCTCAGTGGCTGAAAAATGGCTGATCGGCAAAGAAGCCACGGAGGCTAATTTCCGGGCAGCTGCCGAAGCCGAACTCAAAAACGCCAGACCGCTGGAGCACAATAAGTTTAAAGTAGCAATGGCCAAAAATGCCATTGCGCGTGCCTTACAGGGGGCCATGCAGGGCGGGGTATACGGACTTGACGGCTAG